Proteins encoded within one genomic window of Deltaproteobacteria bacterium:
- a CDS encoding ATP-binding protein, which produces METILKRIVFDEIKKYLHTDDIIVLHGARQVGKTTILYYIEDYLKKQGEDAYFIDLEDSRFVRILDAGAAEFIRHLKEEGLLSAGRKTKLFVFIDEIQYLSDPSSFLKLTADHHKNIKLIVSGSSSFAIKTKFKDSLVGRTVNFEIFNLSFKEFLLFRQYPFEQDKVYTQKKIDELRTMFKEYVLYGGYPKIVLTSEIDKKEKYLQQIIDTYVKKDIRDLADIKDIDKFNKLLEALASQSGQQLNVAELSNTTKIAKQTIEKYLFIMENTYIIKLVKPFSKNIRSELFKLPKIYFYDTGLMQMLWLKGLQKELIGNVFETGIFAELAKKYTHEAIFYWRTKDKKEIDFMLKIKNSILPIEVKLNFEQFNPTAVQYFNKHYGINKYKVIGLNGKPKSEFYVYPWDA; this is translated from the coding sequence ATGGAGACGATTCTTAAAAGGATAGTTTTTGATGAGATCAAAAAATACCTGCATACGGATGATATTATTGTTTTGCACGGGGCGCGTCAGGTTGGCAAGACAACCATCCTTTACTATATAGAAGACTATCTGAAAAAGCAGGGAGAGGATGCCTATTTTATTGACCTTGAAGATTCCAGATTTGTAAGAATATTGGACGCAGGCGCGGCGGAATTCATCAGGCATCTTAAAGAAGAAGGACTGTTATCCGCAGGCAGAAAAACAAAGCTCTTTGTTTTTATTGACGAGATTCAATATCTATCCGACCCATCATCATTCCTTAAACTGACGGCAGACCACCATAAAAATATCAAACTCATTGTTTCAGGCTCATCCAGTTTTGCCATAAAAACCAAATTCAAGGATTCCCTTGTGGGAAGGACTGTGAATTTTGAAATCTTCAATTTGTCCTTCAAGGAATTTTTATTATTCAGGCAATACCCATTTGAACAGGACAAGGTATACACGCAGAAAAAGATAGATGAACTCAGGACAATGTTCAAGGAATATGTTCTTTACGGAGGTTATCCTAAAATTGTTTTGACCTCTGAGATTGACAAGAAGGAAAAATACTTGCAGCAGATTATTGACACCTATGTAAAGAAAGACATAAGAGACCTCGCTGACATTAAAGATATTGACAAATTCAACAAATTGCTGGAAGCCCTTGCCTCGCAAAGCGGCCAACAGTTGAATGTCGCAGAACTTTCCAATACCACAAAGATAGCAAAACAGACCATAGAGAAATACCTGTTCATCATGGAAAACACCTATATCATCAAATTAGTCAAACCATTCAGCAAAAATATCCGCTCCGAACTCTTCAAATTGCCCAAAATCTATTTTTACGATACAGGGCTTATGCAGATGCTTTGGTTAAAGGGGTTGCAAAAAGAACTCATCGGCAATGTATTTGAAACAGGAATCTTTGCCGAACTCGCAAAGAAATATACCCATGAAGCAATCTTTTACTGGCGGACAAAGGATAAAAAAGAAATAGACTTTATGTTAAAAATCAAGAACTCCATACTGCCGATAGAAGTGAAATTGAATTTTGAGCAGTTCAATCCCACAGCAGTGCAGTATTTTAATAAGCATTACGGCATAAACAAATACAAGGTTATCGGTTTAAACGGCAAACCAAAAAGCGAGTTTTATGTTTATCCGTGGGATGCGTAG
- the radC gene encoding DNA repair protein RadC translates to MKKIKNIPEFDRPREKMEQKGAKALSNLELLAVLLGSGIKGKDVFEVAKDILNLTKDDFENISVETLKNIEGVGLAKACQIMAAIEFSKRFLIKEGVKIKNAEDVAKLTEELKDKKQEYFLSLTLDGASNLIQKRTVFIGTLNHSIVHPREVFADAISDRAAGIIFVHNHPSGDVAPTKQDVDLTTRLIEAGKIVGIEIIDHVIIGKDGHFSFQSEGMLNKEVKA, encoded by the coding sequence ATGAAGAAAATTAAAAATATTCCAGAATTTGATAGACCTCGTGAAAAGATGGAGCAGAAAGGTGCAAAGGCACTTTCAAATCTTGAGTTATTGGCTGTGTTGCTTGGCAGCGGTATAAAAGGCAAGGATGTGTTTGAAGTAGCAAAGGATATTCTGAATTTAACTAAAGACGATTTTGAGAACATCAGTGTAGAAACATTAAAGAATATTGAAGGTGTGGGGCTTGCAAAGGCATGTCAGATAATGGCAGCAATTGAATTTTCAAAAAGATTCTTGATAAAAGAAGGTGTAAAGATTAAAAATGCTGAGGATGTAGCAAAATTAACAGAGGAATTAAAAGACAAAAAGCAGGAGTATTTTTTAAGCCTGACATTAGACGGGGCATCTAATTTAATACAGAAAAGGACAGTTTTCATAGGCACTTTAAACCATAGTATTGTCCATCCGAGGGAGGTTTTTGCTGATGCTATAAGTGATAGGGCAGCGGGGATTATCTTTGTGCATAATCACCCATCGGGTGATGTTGCACCAACCAAACAGGATGTTGATTTAACCACGAGATTGATAGAGGCTGGTAAAATTGTTGGTATTGAGATAATTGACCATGTAATAATTGGCAAAGATGGGCATTTCAGTTTTCAGTCGGAAGGGATGTTAAATAAAGAGGTAAAAGCATGA
- a CDS encoding site-specific DNA-methyltransferase → MNKINEYDIQFLIEKLQKGESIPEDYKYKLFPTKQKEYELVYAGKMRKEDILANEDGVFPVPLQVEKVFNGGEYPSGDNDWRNMIVFGDNLQFLKTVYENKDPLIKDKVKGKVKLIYIDPPFGTGDEYDGGNGKRAYTAKAKGAEFVEFLRRRLIVAKELLSEDGNIFVRQDHHFGHHIKLILDDVFGKQNFRNEIVVSKSNRIKTKGKKFLSWHDLIFLYAKSSERIFFNHITKSRGLEEWRQMDNDGEQWSVVPEHILHLHSGKNIKYDEDGNPVSRAKVILGKEFLPPIGRRFPSQETIFELEKRNAIKLNSNKRPIMLKPDEIPLTDDWTDISSYSSTTNYPTENSEELIERIILSTTEIGDIVLDFFAGSGTTAVVAEKLGRRWIVCDIGKLSFYAMQKRVLTIEGSKDLENPKKKYSKKARSFVTINTGLYNLKKIFELKKDDYINFVMNLFEVETIDKKISGIKIGGQKKDGYYVLVYPYWQFRNASVDEEYLEDLHSHIGNKVGERLYIIAPANYVDFISDYHEIGKVRYYFLKVPYQIIKELHKVQFKKFRQPQSKRNVNDLDDAIGFHFIRQPEIESKLKVNGKTAEIQITKFLSNYLEEDTGMDLGNFESLAMVLIDKDYNGKEFVMDEFYFAEDLLPNKKEEETEDEIKKELKHLKKISIPLNKEDCGDRIMAVYVDIYGNEFKEVLSIKK, encoded by the coding sequence ATGAACAAGATAAACGAATACGATATTCAGTTTTTGATAGAGAAATTACAAAAGGGTGAATCAATACCAGAGGATTATAAGTACAAGCTCTTCCCTACAAAGCAAAAGGAATATGAGCTTGTATATGCCGGCAAGATGCGGAAGGAAGATATTCTTGCCAATGAGGATGGTGTTTTTCCTGTGCCTTTGCAGGTGGAGAAGGTCTTTAATGGCGGGGAGTATCCATCTGGTGATAATGATTGGCGGAATATGATTGTCTTTGGTGATAACCTACAGTTTTTAAAGACTGTTTATGAGAACAAAGACCCTTTGATAAAGGATAAGGTTAAGGGCAAGGTGAAGCTGATTTATATTGATCCACCGTTTGGGACTGGGGATGAATATGATGGTGGCAATGGGAAAAGGGCATATACTGCAAAGGCAAAAGGGGCAGAGTTTGTAGAGTTTTTGAGAAGGCGGTTAATTGTTGCCAAAGAATTATTATCTGAAGATGGAAATATTTTTGTGCGTCAGGATCACCATTTTGGACACCATATTAAATTAATATTAGATGATGTTTTTGGTAAGCAAAATTTCAGAAATGAGATAGTTGTATCTAAATCTAACAGAATAAAAACTAAGGGGAAAAAATTTCTTTCTTGGCATGATTTAATATTTCTGTATGCAAAGTCGAGCGAAAGGATATTTTTTAACCACATTACCAAAAGTAGAGGTTTGGAAGAATGGAGGCAAATGGATAATGATGGCGAACAGTGGTCTGTTGTTCCAGAACATATATTGCATTTACACTCGGGGAAAAATATTAAATATGATGAGGATGGAAATCCTGTTTCAAGAGCAAAAGTTATACTGGGGAAAGAATTTCTTCCACCTATAGGCAGAAGGTTTCCATCTCAAGAAACAATCTTCGAGTTGGAAAAAAGAAATGCAATCAAGTTAAATTCTAACAAAAGACCAATTATGTTAAAGCCAGATGAAATACCATTAACTGATGATTGGACTGATATTTCTAGTTATTCTAGCACCACAAATTATCCGACAGAAAACTCAGAAGAGTTAATAGAAAGAATTATATTATCTACAACTGAAATTGGCGATATTGTTTTAGATTTTTTTGCCGGCTCTGGCACAACAGCAGTAGTAGCAGAAAAGCTCGGCAGACGGTGGATTGTATGTGATATTGGAAAACTTTCATTTTATGCAATGCAGAAAAGGGTTTTGACTATAGAAGGCAGCAAAGACTTAGAAAATCCCAAAAAGAAATATAGCAAGAAGGCAAGGAGTTTTGTCACTATTAACACAGGTCTTTACAATCTAAAAAAAATCTTTGAGCTTAAAAAAGACGATTACATTAACTTTGTGATGAATCTCTTTGAGGTAGAGACAATTGATAAAAAGATAAGCGGTATTAAGATAGGTGGACAGAAGAAAGATGGCTATTATGTTCTGGTCTATCCTTACTGGCAATTCAGAAATGCTTCAGTGGATGAAGAATACCTTGAGGATTTGCATTCTCACATTGGAAATAAAGTAGGGGAGAGGCTTTATATTATTGCACCTGCAAATTATGTGGATTTTATAAGCGACTATCACGAGATAGGGAAGGTTAGATACTATTTCCTCAAAGTGCCTTACCAGATAATAAAGGAACTCCACAAGGTGCAATTCAAGAAGTTTAGACAGCCCCAGAGCAAAAGAAATGTCAATGACCTTGATGATGCTATAGGTTTTCACTTTATAAGACAGCCAGAGATAGAATCAAAACTTAAAGTTAATGGGAAGACTGCGGAGATTCAGATTACAAAATTCCTCTCCAATTATCTTGAAGAAGATACTGGGATGGATTTGGGAAATTTTGAGTCTCTGGCAATGGTGCTTATTGATAAAGATTACAATGGTAAAGAGTTTGTGATGGATGAGTTTTATTTTGCAGAGGACTTACTGCCGAATAAAAAAGAGGAAGAAACAGAAGATGAAATTAAAAAGGAATTGAAGCATCTTAAAAAGATTTCAATCCCGCTGAATAAAGAGGATTGCGGGGACAGAATAATGGCTGTGTATGTTGACATATATGGAAATGAATTTAAAGAGGTTTTATCCATTAAAAAATAA
- a CDS encoding DEAD/DEAH box helicase family protein — protein sequence MLEIKTYNTKDLVLEVSKSYDPIKLDLTKWDRFIDVLCGDRQYQREAIENTIVYLASGRYKSVEDLVKENWNKNSELHTRYKDINEYFHHLQLPNKFSATIDLATGTGKSYVIYGIAQIMLGLGLVDKVLVLCPSLTIEKGLMEKFVSLSGDSKLKQTIPEDAKYKNPRIIDAHSTIKDGDICVANIHAVYGTTGSSIRDSLSGNGKNVLVLSDEVHHAHNKVTGRDRESQSIKKWKEFLLNPAYNFKYMVGFTGTAYIDDEYFTDVIYRYSLRESVDDRMVKMVDYVSKDESISMDEKFQKIYDNHIENQNKYRKIKPLTILITKDITNAKRLRENLIEFLSRKESQPKEEVERKALIITSAPEHKANVAKLKNVDDKDDPTEWIVSVSMLTEGWDVKNVFQIVPWEDRAFNSKLLIAQVLGRGLRIPPEYQSPQPRVKVFNHDAWSRNIKGLVDEILEIEMKLTSSILKDGERAKYNFVLYNINYDKDPQEKEAKKDTESFDYTKGYIELISQIEDEEKGTEYTNLAGETYSKNTLVEYNTYTVDEVANKIYEEFKTREWEGRILRLPEGEYTKNDLPPKEVLKKIIRTSMDRRGIKGDRIVEKNRQKVLQAFGTLLRKKGKTVVNVRKVNKPESVFTSGMEKETIAVGNLRHDATVFHADTYESELIDEVKDILQEIKNDESLPKSAEKEINQYLFKTPLDIIFTRAEPERKFTEHLCRKENAEKIDSWIKSRDRGFYKTEYSWRKGEHPQKNQEFNPDFFIKIHHDGIDFIVVVEVKADNDDSVENKAKLRWTRQHFIDINKELDKAGIKQKYIFHFLSPNSYSEFFEYLRDGRLINGAFRSDLEDKLEANGKD from the coding sequence ATGCTTGAGATAAAGACCTATAATACAAAAGACCTTGTTTTAGAGGTTAGTAAATCATACGACCCTATAAAACTTGACCTCACAAAGTGGGATAGGTTTATTGATGTCCTATGCGGTGATAGGCAGTATCAGAGAGAGGCTATAGAGAATACAATTGTCTATCTTGCATCAGGCAGATATAAATCTGTTGAGGATTTAGTCAAAGAAAATTGGAATAAAAATTCAGAATTACACACCAGATACAAGGATATAAACGAGTATTTCCACCATCTACAGCTTCCCAATAAATTTTCTGCCACTATAGATTTGGCAACCGGGACAGGCAAGAGCTATGTTATCTATGGTATTGCCCAGATAATGCTTGGGCTTGGACTCGTAGATAAGGTGCTTGTCTTGTGTCCATCTCTGACTATTGAAAAAGGACTTATGGAAAAGTTTGTATCCTTAAGCGGAGATAGCAAGTTAAAACAGACAATCCCTGAAGACGCAAAATATAAAAACCCAAGAATCATAGATGCCCATAGCACTATAAAGGACGGGGATATTTGTGTGGCGAATATCCATGCGGTTTATGGGACAACAGGTTCTTCAATAAGGGATAGCCTTTCAGGTAATGGAAAGAATGTATTAGTCCTCAGCGACGAAGTTCATCATGCTCATAATAAAGTTACAGGTAGAGACAGAGAAAGCCAGAGTATAAAGAAGTGGAAGGAGTTTTTACTGAATCCAGCCTATAACTTTAAATATATGGTTGGTTTTACCGGCACTGCCTACATAGATGATGAATACTTCACCGATGTTATTTATAGATATTCTTTAAGGGAATCTGTTGATGACAGAATGGTTAAGATGGTGGATTATGTCAGCAAAGACGAAAGCATCTCCATGGATGAGAAATTTCAGAAAATATATGACAATCACATTGAAAACCAGAATAAATACAGGAAAATAAAACCACTAACTATCTTAATCACAAAGGATATTACAAATGCCAAAAGGTTAAGAGAAAATCTGATAGAGTTTTTATCCAGAAAGGAATCACAACCAAAAGAGGAGGTTGAAAGAAAAGCTTTAATCATAACATCTGCGCCGGAGCATAAGGCAAATGTAGCAAAACTTAAAAATGTGGATGATAAAGATGACCCGACGGAATGGATTGTGTCAGTTTCTATGCTTACAGAGGGGTGGGATGTAAAGAATGTCTTTCAGATTGTCCCATGGGAAGACAGGGCTTTTAATTCAAAACTCTTGATTGCACAGGTCTTGGGGAGAGGCTTGAGAATTCCACCAGAATACCAATCCCCGCAGCCGAGGGTTAAGGTCTTTAACCATGACGCATGGAGTAGAAATATTAAAGGGCTTGTGGACGAAATCCTTGAGATTGAAATGAAACTGACAAGCTCTATTTTAAAGGATGGCGAAAGGGCAAAATATAACTTTGTTCTTTACAATATCAATTACGATAAAGACCCACAGGAAAAAGAGGCAAAAAAGGATACAGAGAGCTTTGACTACACAAAGGGATATATTGAATTGATTTCACAGATTGAAGATGAAGAAAAAGGCACAGAATATACAAATCTGGCAGGTGAGACATATTCAAAGAATACACTGGTTGAGTATAATACTTATACTGTTGATGAGGTGGCAAATAAAATCTATGAGGAGTTTAAAACAAGGGAATGGGAAGGAAGGATTTTACGATTGCCAGAAGGTGAATATACAAAGAATGACCTGCCTCCAAAAGAAGTATTAAAGAAGATAATCAGAACATCTATGGATAGAAGGGGTATCAAAGGGGATAGAATAGTAGAGAAGAATAGACAAAAGGTACTTCAGGCTTTTGGAACACTGTTGAGAAAAAAAGGAAAGACGGTTGTAAATGTAAGAAAAGTAAATAAACCAGAATCTGTATTTACATCTGGCATGGAGAAGGAAACCATTGCTGTTGGAAATTTGCGGCATGATGCAACTGTTTTTCATGCTGATACCTATGAGAGCGAACTGATAGATGAAGTTAAAGATATACTTCAAGAAATCAAAAATGACGAGAGTTTACCTAAAAGTGCGGAGAAGGAGATAAACCAATATCTATTCAAAACACCCCTTGATATAATTTTTACAAGGGCTGAGCCAGAGAGAAAATTTACAGAGCATTTATGTAGAAAAGAGAATGCCGAAAAGATTGATTCATGGATTAAGTCAAGAGATAGGGGATTTTATAAAACTGAATATTCATGGAGGAAGGGAGAGCACCCTCAGAAAAACCAAGAATTTAATCCAGATTTCTTTATCAAAATCCATCACGATGGAATTGACTTTATAGTTGTTGTAGAAGTAAAGGCTGATAATGATGACTCGGTTGAAAACAAGGCAAAACTGAGATGGACAAGACAGCATTTTATAGATATTAACAAAGAATTAGATAAAGCAGGAATAAAACAGAAATATATTTTTCACTTTTTAAGCCCAAATAGCTATTCAGAATTTTTTGAGTATTTAAGGGATGGAAGATTAATAAATGGGGCTTTCAGGAGTGATTTGGAAGATAAATTGGAAGCAAACGGGAAAGATTAA
- a CDS encoding IS4 family transposase, whose product MHKLGTIFSELLKLYPRYQFEKAVERYQGDRYMKTFSTWQQFITILYSQIKQKDSLRDIEAGLTTQFAKWYHIGLQSVKRSTLSDANSKRDYKIFEELFYHLLSRCRDLTPKHKFRFKNPLDTIDATTIDLCLTAFPWAKFRKTKGAIKMHCLYEHAGALPSFLVVTDGKTSDVRVVKENSFPILSDSIVSIDRAYIDYNYLNSLNNNRVWFVTRSKSNIDYMVIGQHPGTAKGVVSDSIICLNGVKTRELYAKELRLIEYYDPETKKTFVFLTNNFNLSAATIAQIYKSRWQIELFFKWIKQNLKIKSFLGTSKNAVMTQIWIAMSYYLLLTYIKYQTKYAHSLLNLSRVIRETLFDRKNLIDILTLKLERLRIFQDEPLQQTLF is encoded by the coding sequence ATGCACAAACTCGGAACTATATTCTCGGAACTCTTGAAACTTTATCCGAGATATCAATTTGAAAAAGCCGTAGAACGATACCAAGGAGACCGTTACATGAAGACCTTTTCTACATGGCAGCAGTTTATCACAATACTCTATTCCCAAATCAAGCAAAAAGATAGTCTTCGGGACATTGAGGCAGGTCTTACTACCCAGTTTGCCAAGTGGTATCACATTGGGCTTCAATCCGTTAAAAGAAGCACCCTCTCTGATGCCAATAGCAAAAGGGACTATAAGATATTTGAGGAATTGTTCTATCATCTTCTCTCCCGCTGTAGGGATTTAACGCCTAAGCACAAGTTTCGTTTTAAAAACCCTTTGGACACCATTGATGCCACTACTATAGATTTATGCCTAACGGCATTCCCTTGGGCAAAGTTCAGAAAGACCAAAGGGGCTATAAAGATGCACTGCCTGTATGAACACGCAGGGGCATTACCGTCCTTTCTTGTGGTAACCGATGGAAAAACATCCGATGTCCGTGTGGTAAAAGAAAATTCTTTTCCCATCTTGTCGGACAGCATCGTTTCCATAGACAGGGCATATATAGACTATAACTATTTAAATTCATTGAACAATAATAGGGTCTGGTTTGTGACCCGCTCCAAATCCAATATAGATTATATGGTTATCGGACAGCATCCAGGGACAGCAAAAGGTGTTGTCTCTGACTCCATAATTTGTCTAAATGGAGTCAAAACCAGAGAACTTTATGCAAAGGAACTAAGACTTATAGAATACTACGACCCTGAAACCAAAAAGACCTTTGTCTTTTTAACCAATAACTTTAATCTCTCTGCTGCCACTATTGCGCAGATTTATAAATCCCGTTGGCAGATTGAACTGTTTTTTAAATGGATAAAGCAGAATCTAAAGATAAAATCCTTTCTCGGAACCTCTAAAAACGCTGTGATGACGCAAATCTGGATTGCTATGAGCTATTATCTGCTTCTTACCTATATCAAGTATCAGACCAAATATGCCCATTCGCTTTTAAACTTGAGCCGTGTTATCCGTGAAACGCTCTTTGACAGAA